DNA sequence from the Selenomonas timonae genome:
CAAGTGGGCGGCGTCACCATGCTTTACCCCGAGGAACATCGCGGCAAGATCGCGCTCTTCGGCGGAATGGAGAATGTGAAGTTCAAGCGCCCAGTCGTGCCCGGCGATGTCGTCGTGACGAAGGCGGAGCTCGTGCGCGTGCGCGGTGTCTTCGGTGTGCTGCACGCGGATGCCTATGTCGAGGATGAACTCGTTGCCTCGGCGGATTTCAAATTTGCGCTGAAAAACGGGGATGAGCTCTAAAAACTGAGCTATAAATGCAGGAAAACCGGACATAATCCACAGATAAACAGGATTATTCGGCGAATGCGGCTGATTTTCCAAGGTGAATACACAGCCTTCCTGCCGGATGATAAGAGAGAGTGGAAAATGTCTGCCCTGAATTCGTTTGGGGCTGAAGGAGTTGAAATAGATGACAGGCAGCAGCAAGGTTCTTGCCTATATCCATGAGACTGCAGTCGTTGCGCCGACAGCGCGCATCGCGAAGAACGTGGAGATCGGCCCCTATGCGGTCATCTCAGATCATGTCCAGATCGGCGAGGGGACGAAGATCGGCCCGCACGTTGTGATCAAGGAGTGGACCCAGATCGGCCGTGACTGCCATATATTCCAGGGCGCATCCATCGGTGAGGTGCCGCAGGATCTGAAGTTCAAGGGCGAGAAGAGCTATACGTTCATCGGTGACCGCACGACGATCCGCGAGTGCGCGACCGTGCACCGCGCGACGGGCGAGGGTGAGGAGACGCGCATCGGCGACGATTGCCTGCTCATGGCGTATACGCACATCGCGCACAACTGCATACTCGGCAACCGCATCATCATGAGCAATGCGGCGATGCTCGCGGGGCACGCCATCGTTGAGGACGGCGTGGTCATCGGCGGCATGGCGGGCGTCCATCAGTTTGTGAAGATCGGGCGCAATGCGATGATCGGCGGCACGTCAAAGCTCGTGCAGGATGTTGTGCCGTTCACGATGGTGGACGGGCATCCCGCACGCGCCGTGGGGCTGAATAGTGTCGGCATCTCACGTGCGGGCATTCCCGTCGACGTGCGCCGCCGCATCAAACAGGCATATAAGATTCTCTATCGTTCGGGGCTGAACCTCACGCAGGCGATCGCGGTCATCGAGCAGGAGGTGGACTCCTGTGAGGAGATCGATCATCTCCTGCGCTTTCTCCGCAACGCGGAGCGTGGGATCTGCCGCGAACGTCACGAGGATGAGTGAGGGGTAATAATGGAAAAACTGGGTCTGCTCGCGGGTGTCGGACATCTGCCCGCCGCGTGCGCGCGTGCGGCGCGTGCGCAGGGCTTCGAGGTACATGTGATTGCGCTCCTGCCGGACTGCGATCCGGAGCTGAAGGATGCGGCATCGGTCTATCGTGAGATCAGCATCGGCTCGATTGCATCGATTCTTGCGTATTTGCAGCAGGAAGAGATCAAGAAGGTTACGATGATCGGCAAGGTGACGAAGGAACTGCTCTTCACGGGCGCAATCCAGCCCGACGAGATGCTGCGTGGGATGCTCATGCAGCTGCCGAACCAGAACGACGATACAATCATGATGATGTTCGTCGGAGCGCTGATGAAGGTTGGCGTGACCCCGCTCGACCAGACGGCACTCATCCGCCCGCTCATGCCTTCGGCAGGGGTGCTGACGAGCCGTCAGCCGACGGACGCCGAGCGTGCGGATATGGAGTATGGACTCCATATGGCACGCGAGATCGGACGTCTCGATGTGGGACAGACTGCCGTTGTGAAGAATCGCGCGGTCATGGCGCTCGAGGCAATCGAGGGCACAGATGCGTGCATTCGTCGCGGCGGTCAGCTCGCGGGCGGCGGTGCGGTCGTTGCAAAGGCGGCGAAGCCGCAGCAGGACAGCCGTTTCGATGTGCCGGCGGTCGGACTTGATACGATTGAGTCGCTGGTCGCAGCAAAGGCGGCGGCACTCGTGATCGAGGCGGACAGAACCCTCTTCATTGACAAGGAGCGCGCGATTGCGCTCGCCGAGGCGAATGGCATTACGATTGCGGCGATGTAAGGGAGTTCCCTTTTGAAAATCATGCTTTCGGCGGGGGAGACCTCGGGCGATCTCCACGGGGCAGCGCTCGCGCGTGAGCTGCGCGCGCTCGACCCCGCCGTCAGCCTCATCGGCTTCGGCGGTGCG
Encoded proteins:
- a CDS encoding LpxI family protein → MEKLGLLAGVGHLPAACARAARAQGFEVHVIALLPDCDPELKDAASVYREISIGSIASILAYLQQEEIKKVTMIGKVTKELLFTGAIQPDEMLRGMLMQLPNQNDDTIMMMFVGALMKVGVTPLDQTALIRPLMPSAGVLTSRQPTDAERADMEYGLHMAREIGRLDVGQTAVVKNRAVMALEAIEGTDACIRRGGQLAGGGAVVAKAAKPQQDSRFDVPAVGLDTIESLVAAKAAALVIEADRTLFIDKERAIALAEANGITIAAM
- the lpxA gene encoding acyl-ACP--UDP-N-acetylglucosamine O-acyltransferase is translated as MTGSSKVLAYIHETAVVAPTARIAKNVEIGPYAVISDHVQIGEGTKIGPHVVIKEWTQIGRDCHIFQGASIGEVPQDLKFKGEKSYTFIGDRTTIRECATVHRATGEGEETRIGDDCLLMAYTHIAHNCILGNRIIMSNAAMLAGHAIVEDGVVIGGMAGVHQFVKIGRNAMIGGTSKLVQDVVPFTMVDGHPARAVGLNSVGISRAGIPVDVRRRIKQAYKILYRSGLNLTQAIAVIEQEVDSCEEIDHLLRFLRNAERGICRERHEDE
- the fabZ gene encoding 3-hydroxyacyl-ACP dehydratase FabZ, encoding MTLDINEIQQILPHRPPMLLVDRITELVPFKSATGIKCVTMNEPFFLGHFPGHPIMPGVLLLEGMAQVGGVTMLYPEEHRGKIALFGGMENVKFKRPVVPGDVVVTKAELVRVRGVFGVLHADAYVEDELVASADFKFALKNGDEL